One segment of Gordonia terrae DNA contains the following:
- a CDS encoding glucose-6-phosphate dehydrogenase — protein MTADSSAPENATPSDSDADSAVIFVLFGSTGDLAKRMVLPSLYELHRRDLLPRGWQLIGNGRGDRTDDEFRQHVKDAIEEFGADGSGSSDEWKSFAETIRFAGGGFTADDPGRLLEVIDAARNAVGDTAQLVHYLALPPTTFVDYTKAIAAHGLAKGSRVVYEKPFGTSPDGFRALDEAVHESLDEKQIYRIDHFLGKESTQNLHVLRFANGLFAGVWNREHVAEVQIDVPETLDIADRAAFYDATGAFLDMIVTHLFQVAAEVAMEPPASLGADDLLDARESVIAAFRPLDPAEVVYGQYEGYRDTKGIPDDSTTETFAAVRLWVDTDRWHGVPFLLRTGKMLDHSSQRLSLVFRAPSDGPLTDTPEDGTVLTFDLAGDGAIDLAVTVKEPGSGTDLSVAHMTEQLDEVADGLSPYARLIVDVLRGDRSLFTRPDGLAHVWEVAAPVLDNPPAPQPYAAGSTGPAAADDLCGGSGWI, from the coding sequence ATGACCGCAGACAGCTCCGCACCGGAGAACGCGACACCGTCCGATTCTGACGCGGACTCAGCAGTGATCTTCGTACTCTTCGGGTCGACCGGCGACCTCGCGAAGCGGATGGTCCTGCCGTCGCTGTACGAACTCCACCGCCGCGATCTGCTCCCCCGCGGATGGCAGCTCATCGGCAACGGGCGGGGCGACCGCACCGACGACGAGTTCCGACAGCACGTCAAGGATGCGATCGAGGAGTTCGGTGCGGACGGGTCGGGCTCGTCGGACGAGTGGAAGTCGTTCGCCGAGACCATCCGGTTCGCCGGCGGCGGGTTCACCGCGGACGACCCCGGCCGTCTGCTGGAGGTGATCGACGCCGCCCGCAACGCCGTCGGGGACACCGCTCAGCTGGTCCACTACCTCGCCCTCCCGCCGACCACTTTCGTCGACTACACGAAAGCCATTGCCGCGCATGGTCTCGCGAAGGGTTCGCGGGTCGTCTACGAGAAGCCGTTCGGGACGTCTCCCGACGGATTCCGGGCACTCGACGAAGCGGTGCACGAATCCCTCGACGAAAAGCAGATCTACCGGATCGACCACTTCCTCGGGAAGGAGAGCACCCAGAACCTGCACGTCCTGCGCTTCGCCAACGGACTGTTCGCCGGGGTGTGGAACCGCGAGCACGTGGCCGAGGTCCAGATCGACGTCCCGGAGACCCTCGACATCGCCGACCGCGCCGCGTTCTATGACGCCACCGGGGCCTTCCTGGACATGATCGTCACGCACCTGTTCCAGGTGGCGGCCGAGGTCGCCATGGAACCTCCGGCGTCGCTCGGCGCCGACGACCTGCTCGACGCGCGGGAGTCGGTCATCGCGGCCTTCCGTCCGCTCGACCCCGCCGAAGTGGTCTACGGCCAGTACGAGGGGTATCGCGACACCAAGGGGATTCCGGACGATTCCACCACCGAGACGTTTGCGGCAGTCCGCCTGTGGGTCGACACCGACCGCTGGCACGGCGTCCCGTTCCTGCTCCGGACCGGCAAGATGCTCGACCACAGCTCGCAACGACTCAGCCTCGTGTTCCGCGCCCCCAGCGACGGTCCGCTGACCGATACCCCGGAGGACGGCACCGTGCTGACCTTCGACCTGGCCGGTGACGGTGCCATCGATCTGGCCGTCACGGTCAAGGAACCGGGGTCGGGCACGGACCTCTCCGTCGCGCACATGACCGAACAGCTCGACGAGGTGGCCGACGGCCTGTCGCCGTACGCGCGACTCATCGTCGACGTGCTGCGCGGTGACCGATCGCTGTTCACCCGGCCCGACGGCCTCGCCCACGTGTGGGAGGTGGCCGCGCCGGTGCTGGACAATCCGCCTGCTCCGCAACCGTATGCGGCCGGATCGACCGGCCCCGCGGCCGCCGACGACCTGTGCGGCGGGTCCGGCTGGATCTGA
- a CDS encoding glycoside hydrolase family 15 protein: MSTATESGEDANPTSRCDGATTADATGDYLPIADHGVIGDLRTAAVVGVDGRIDWFCCPRFDSPSVFGSLLDAGRGGAWTVEPVDGDVTTRQFYLPDSNVLVTRYLSEDGVAEVQDLMPIARPHDPDHRTRIIRRISCVRGSVRFRVTIAPRFDYGREAHKLVVEDGRRVRFETDGLVLHLVSTVDVDTMDDRDAQADFTVETGECVTFVLAPDPVDDELLDHDSSPAVVAATVAFWQDWVSRSSYTGRWREMVHRSALTLKLLTHEPSGAVVSAVTAALPEEIGGERNWDYRYVWIRDAAFTLYALLRLGFTDEAGAFMDWLTCRFDDGADESGDLGPLRLMYTLDGDPPPKETELDHWEGYRQTSPVLIGNAAADQLQLDIYGELIDSVYLYNKYGPGISYGAWTHLCTVAGWLVDNWDRPDQSIWEVRSKPQDYVYSRVMSWVALERMIRMSRQRGLPGDIAGWMKARDDIFVQIMERGWNDEVGAFVQTLDSDRLDAALLLIPAVKLLSPTDERFVRTLERIEEELVSDSLVFRYDTDGGHDGLDGAEGTFSLCSFWYVEALTRTGRLGDARLALEKMFTHANHLGLYAEQVGLTGEQLGNMPQAFTHLALISAAINLDRRLGE; this comes from the coding sequence ATGAGCACCGCGACCGAATCCGGCGAGGACGCGAATCCGACTTCCCGATGCGACGGCGCCACGACGGCCGACGCCACCGGCGACTACCTACCGATCGCCGATCACGGTGTGATCGGTGACCTGCGGACCGCAGCCGTCGTGGGGGTGGATGGGCGCATCGACTGGTTCTGCTGTCCGCGATTCGACTCGCCGAGCGTGTTCGGCTCGTTGCTCGACGCCGGACGAGGCGGCGCCTGGACGGTGGAACCGGTGGACGGCGACGTCACCACGCGCCAGTTCTATCTGCCCGACTCCAACGTGCTCGTCACCCGCTACCTGAGCGAGGACGGCGTCGCCGAGGTGCAGGACTTGATGCCGATCGCGAGACCACACGACCCCGACCACCGGACGCGGATCATCCGTCGGATCTCCTGTGTCCGGGGCTCCGTCCGATTTCGCGTGACGATCGCACCGCGATTCGACTACGGCCGTGAGGCACACAAGCTGGTCGTCGAGGACGGGCGTCGGGTTCGCTTCGAGACCGACGGCCTGGTGCTGCATCTCGTCTCGACGGTCGATGTCGACACGATGGACGATCGGGACGCGCAGGCCGACTTCACCGTCGAAACCGGCGAGTGCGTCACGTTCGTCCTCGCGCCCGACCCCGTCGACGACGAGCTGCTCGACCACGACAGTTCGCCCGCCGTCGTCGCCGCGACGGTCGCCTTCTGGCAGGACTGGGTGTCGAGGTCGTCGTACACCGGTCGGTGGCGGGAGATGGTGCATCGGTCGGCGCTCACACTCAAACTGCTGACGCACGAACCGTCCGGGGCAGTGGTGTCGGCGGTGACCGCCGCGCTTCCCGAGGAGATCGGTGGCGAACGGAACTGGGACTACCGCTACGTGTGGATCCGCGATGCGGCGTTCACGCTGTATGCCTTGCTCCGGTTGGGTTTCACCGACGAGGCCGGCGCGTTCATGGACTGGCTGACCTGCCGGTTCGACGACGGTGCCGACGAGTCGGGAGATCTGGGGCCGCTGCGATTGATGTACACCCTCGACGGGGATCCACCACCGAAGGAGACCGAACTCGACCACTGGGAGGGCTACCGGCAAACCTCCCCGGTGTTGATCGGAAACGCCGCCGCCGACCAACTCCAGCTCGACATCTACGGCGAGCTCATCGACTCGGTGTACCTCTACAACAAATACGGACCGGGGATCTCGTACGGGGCCTGGACCCATCTGTGCACGGTGGCCGGGTGGCTCGTCGACAACTGGGACCGTCCGGACCAGAGCATCTGGGAGGTGCGCAGCAAGCCGCAGGACTACGTCTACTCGCGCGTGATGTCGTGGGTGGCCCTCGAGCGGATGATCCGGATGAGCCGGCAGCGCGGACTACCCGGCGACATCGCCGGCTGGATGAAGGCGCGCGACGACATCTTCGTGCAGATCATGGAGCGCGGCTGGAACGACGAGGTGGGGGCGTTCGTCCAGACCCTCGACTCCGACCGTCTGGATGCGGCGCTGCTGCTGATCCCCGCCGTGAAGTTGCTGTCACCCACCGACGAGCGCTTCGTCCGCACCCTCGAGCGGATCGAGGAAGAGCTCGTGAGCGACTCCCTGGTGTTCCGGTACGACACCGACGGCGGACACGACGGCCTCGACGGAGCCGAGGGGACGTTCTCGCTCTGCTCGTTCTGGTACGTCGAAGCGCTCACCCGGACCGGCCGGCTCGGCGACGCCCGGCTGGCGCTGGAGAAGATGTTCACCCACGCCAATCATCTCGGCCTGTACGCCGAGCAGGTCGGCCTCACCGGCGAACAACTCGGGAACATGCCGCAGGCGTTCACCCACCTCGCCCTCATCAGCGCGGCCATCAATCTCGATCGGCGCCTCGGCGAGTAG
- a CDS encoding cytochrome P450 — MSTSTADDAATIFADAKAYTDEPRLYAAMAYLRAHNPVPRVDHGPYRPFFAITKHADIMDIERDNTLWLSEPRPVLTTAAADDVARAQLESGAGLRTLIHMDDPHHRKVRAIGADWFRPKALRDLQTRVDELAKRYVDRMRDIGPECDFVEEVAVGFPLYVILSLLGLPEADFPRMHQLTQELFGADDVEYRRGVTLEERMATLLDFFAYFNELTASRRAHPTEDLASAIANGLIDGEPLSDVDTASYYVIVASAGHDTTKDAISGGLRALIENPAELDRLRREPELIGTAVEEMIRWTTPVKEFMRTAAADTSVRGAPISKGESVYLAYTSGNRDEEVFDDPHTFDVGRFPNKHLSFGYGVHFCLGAALARMEMRSFFAELIPRLDSIELAGTPELAATVFVGGLKHLPIRYSLR, encoded by the coding sequence GTGAGCACGAGCACGGCAGACGACGCCGCCACCATCTTCGCCGACGCCAAGGCCTACACCGACGAGCCGCGCCTGTACGCGGCGATGGCATATCTGCGGGCACACAATCCGGTACCGCGCGTCGACCACGGCCCCTACCGACCGTTCTTCGCCATCACCAAGCACGCCGACATCATGGACATCGAGCGCGACAACACCCTGTGGCTGAGTGAACCGCGTCCCGTGCTGACCACCGCCGCCGCCGACGATGTCGCACGGGCGCAGCTGGAATCCGGTGCGGGCCTGCGCACCCTGATCCACATGGACGATCCGCACCACCGCAAGGTCCGCGCGATCGGCGCCGATTGGTTCCGGCCGAAGGCCTTGCGCGACCTGCAGACCCGCGTCGACGAGCTCGCCAAGCGCTACGTCGACCGGATGCGCGACATCGGACCGGAATGCGACTTCGTCGAGGAGGTCGCGGTCGGCTTCCCGCTGTATGTGATCCTCTCGCTGCTGGGCCTGCCCGAAGCGGACTTCCCCCGAATGCATCAGCTCACGCAGGAACTGTTCGGCGCGGACGACGTCGAATACCGGCGAGGGGTAACACTCGAGGAGCGGATGGCGACGCTTCTGGACTTCTTCGCCTACTTCAACGAGCTGACCGCGTCCCGACGCGCTCACCCCACCGAGGACCTGGCCTCGGCCATCGCCAACGGCCTCATCGACGGGGAACCCCTGTCCGACGTCGACACCGCGTCGTACTACGTGATCGTGGCGAGTGCGGGCCACGACACCACCAAGGACGCCATCTCCGGCGGGCTCCGGGCGCTCATCGAGAATCCCGCCGAGCTCGACCGTCTCCGCCGCGAACCCGAGCTCATCGGCACCGCCGTCGAGGAGATGATCCGGTGGACCACGCCGGTCAAGGAGTTCATGCGCACCGCCGCCGCGGACACCTCGGTCCGCGGTGCACCGATCTCGAAGGGTGAATCCGTCTATCTCGCTTACACTTCGGGCAACCGGGACGAGGAGGTCTTCGACGATCCGCACACCTTCGACGTCGGCCGCTTCCCCAACAAACACCTGTCGTTCGGGTACGGCGTCCACTTCTGTCTGGGCGCGGCGCTCGCGCGGATGGAGATGAGGAGTTTCTTCGCCGAACTGATCCCGAGGCTCGATTCCATCGAGCTCGCCGGAACACCCGAACTCGCCGCGACCGTCTTCGTGGGAGGACTCAAACACCTTCCGATCCGGTACTCGCTGCGCTGA
- a CDS encoding DUF427 domain-containing protein, whose translation MATSMDELTMSQLGSLRWADMRRRVRAMVDGQVVVDSASAIQVWEPYRVVGCYAVPTADVVAPLGDPQVVDAVAEHAPILTPDDPFAIHTTPGTVYDLQADGRTLRGAGFRPRDPDLAGHVLLDWSAFDEWREEDQTAIGHPHDPFQRIDCLATSRHVVVTVGDTVLAESRRPTLLLETHLPPRHYFPREDVRVDLLVPSDTVTVCAYKGQATYWSAVVGDHVVSDVAWTYTDPLTDAEPVRDLICFYDERVSLAVSAASTGSEGV comes from the coding sequence ATGGCCACGTCGATGGATGAACTCACGATGTCCCAACTCGGTTCGCTGCGCTGGGCCGACATGCGCAGGCGGGTGCGCGCGATGGTCGACGGGCAGGTCGTCGTCGATTCGGCATCGGCCATCCAGGTGTGGGAGCCCTACCGGGTGGTCGGATGCTATGCGGTACCGACTGCCGATGTCGTTGCGCCGCTCGGTGATCCGCAGGTGGTCGACGCCGTCGCCGAGCATGCGCCGATCCTGACACCCGACGACCCGTTCGCGATTCACACGACACCCGGTACGGTCTACGACCTGCAGGCCGACGGACGAACGCTGCGTGGCGCCGGGTTCCGCCCGCGGGATCCGGACCTCGCCGGCCACGTTCTCCTGGACTGGTCGGCCTTCGACGAATGGCGCGAAGAGGACCAGACGGCGATCGGTCACCCGCACGATCCGTTCCAGCGCATCGACTGCCTTGCCACCAGCAGACACGTGGTGGTGACGGTGGGTGACACGGTCCTGGCGGAGAGCCGCCGCCCGACCCTGCTGCTCGAAACCCATCTGCCGCCGCGCCACTACTTCCCGCGCGAGGATGTCCGGGTGGACCTTCTCGTGCCGTCGGACACCGTGACGGTGTGCGCGTACAAGGGCCAGGCGACCTACTGGTCGGCGGTCGTCGGCGACCATGTGGTGTCCGACGTCGCGTGGACGTACACCGACCCGCTGACCGATGCCGAGCCCGTGCGCGACCTCATCTGCTTCTACGACGAACGGGTCTCGCTCGCCGTCAGCGCAGCGAGTACCGGATCGGAAGGTGTTTGA
- a CDS encoding transposase has translation MAKNYRPVDRDQVFLLPPDMRDWVGRDDPVWLVIATVQRMNTASVHKLRKTGGVGRRGYDPDMLLTLLIWAWAHGQRSSRQIERLCHRDLTYRVICAGDVPDHSTIAQFRKDASAVMADLFAESLTVCAQLGMGQLGVVALDGVKIASNASQSANRTEKHLVKERQAEAQQLRSKLKDVGAQSDAEHAANDDDGDGDGGDEIPPGLINAPGAERLARIDAALASAREHNQAARDAKPTQTRAEINRDHTVRRRAAEDAKAQQWVVAYTAHLAGDGDYPGAPPMAAQLQAAVLRLSKARADQQTKIDAWERKPRKRRPPSAVDDHSSVRQARTRVKRAEVLDAQLRARRVAEDETYAAAIVAARNHTRTPHRANTDTRRNITDPQSRALSLRGGGWIQGYNCQAVTSSDGLIIATMVTNGAIDTPHFVPMMNKAVAAAEHIQSHQHPPPDTPGIGLLLADAGYHSEANITAAGPDRLIASTKTHKLRVARAEHSTTETTASSPAQSDTVATPIEAMATRLLTEEGHAAYSRRSHIAETPFGWAKHTLGFRRFTGRGLARANAEFTFHAMVNNICKALTAGHLATT, from the coding sequence ATGGCGAAGAATTATCGGCCGGTTGATCGTGACCAGGTATTCCTGCTTCCTCCGGATATGCGGGACTGGGTCGGCCGCGATGACCCGGTATGGCTGGTGATCGCCACGGTGCAACGGATGAACACCGCCTCCGTGCACAAGCTGCGCAAGACCGGCGGTGTCGGGCGGCGTGGCTATGACCCGGACATGTTGTTGACCTTGCTGATTTGGGCGTGGGCTCATGGGCAACGGTCCTCGCGGCAGATCGAGCGTTTGTGCCATCGGGACCTGACCTACCGGGTCATCTGCGCTGGCGATGTCCCCGATCACTCCACGATCGCCCAGTTCCGCAAAGATGCCTCGGCGGTGATGGCTGATTTGTTCGCTGAGTCGTTGACGGTGTGCGCGCAGCTAGGGATGGGCCAGTTGGGTGTCGTCGCTCTTGATGGAGTCAAGATCGCCTCGAATGCCTCGCAGTCGGCCAACCGCACAGAGAAGCATCTGGTCAAAGAACGTCAGGCAGAGGCTCAACAGCTCCGCAGCAAGCTCAAAGACGTTGGTGCACAGTCGGATGCCGAACATGCCGCCAACGATGACGATGGCGATGGCGATGGCGGTGACGAGATCCCGCCGGGTCTCATCAATGCTCCCGGCGCTGAACGGCTCGCCCGAATCGACGCTGCGTTGGCTTCGGCTCGCGAGCACAACCAGGCAGCGCGAGACGCCAAGCCGACCCAGACGCGCGCAGAGATCAACCGTGATCACACGGTTCGGCGCCGCGCGGCCGAAGACGCCAAAGCCCAGCAGTGGGTGGTGGCCTACACCGCCCATCTCGCCGGTGACGGCGACTATCCAGGGGCGCCGCCGATGGCGGCGCAGCTTCAGGCCGCTGTGCTGCGGTTGAGCAAAGCACGTGCTGATCAGCAGACCAAGATCGATGCGTGGGAACGCAAACCGCGTAAACGTAGGCCGCCGAGCGCAGTTGATGACCACAGCTCAGTTCGACAAGCGCGCACACGTGTTAAGCGGGCCGAGGTCCTGGACGCGCAGCTGCGTGCCCGGCGTGTGGCCGAGGACGAAACCTACGCCGCCGCGATCGTGGCCGCCCGCAACCACACTCGCACACCACATCGGGCCAATACCGACACCCGCCGCAACATCACCGACCCGCAGTCCCGGGCCCTGTCGTTGCGTGGTGGTGGCTGGATCCAGGGATACAACTGTCAAGCCGTCACCAGCAGCGACGGCTTGATCATCGCGACCATGGTCACCAACGGGGCCATCGATACCCCACACTTCGTACCGATGATGAACAAGGCCGTCGCCGCCGCTGAACACATTCAGTCCCACCAGCACCCACCACCGGACACGCCGGGAATCGGGCTCTTGCTCGCCGATGCCGGCTACCACTCTGAAGCCAACATCACCGCCGCTGGACCCGACCGGCTCATCGCTTCGACCAAAACCCACAAACTTCGCGTGGCGCGCGCCGAACACTCCACCACCGAAACCACGGCATCCTCACCGGCCCAATCAGATACCGTCGCCACCCCGATCGAGGCAATGGCAACCCGATTGCTCACCGAAGAAGGCCACGCCGCCTACAGCAGACGCAGCCACATCGCGGAAACACCGTTCGGGTGGGCTAAACACACCCTCGGTTTCCGTCGATTCACCGGCCGCGGACTCGCACGAGCAAACGCCGAGTTCACCTTCCACGCCATGGTCAACAACATCTGCAAAGCCCTCACCGCCGGCCACCTCGCCACAACCTGA
- a CDS encoding nuclear transport factor 2 family protein, translating to MTDPLFDDVLARLDRLESQDAIRTVKANYMQWADDKRRLGMGGLFWDDAIWEEVDATGEAIAGARWEGRDAIAEMFNLSPDRLWFTVHYLTNETIQVSGDRAVGRWKLLEPCTIRDETAVWQGGHYVDDFTRRDGIWKISHLRLTLDFQTPYDEGWLRRRHLSDSTAPAS from the coding sequence ATGACCGACCCCTTGTTCGACGACGTCCTCGCACGTCTGGATCGCCTCGAGTCCCAAGACGCCATCCGCACCGTCAAGGCGAACTACATGCAGTGGGCCGACGACAAACGACGCCTCGGCATGGGCGGGTTGTTCTGGGACGACGCGATCTGGGAAGAGGTCGACGCCACAGGAGAGGCGATCGCCGGTGCCCGATGGGAGGGGCGCGACGCAATCGCCGAGATGTTCAACCTGAGCCCCGACCGGCTGTGGTTCACCGTCCACTATCTGACCAACGAGACGATCCAGGTGTCTGGCGATCGGGCGGTCGGCCGATGGAAATTGTTGGAGCCCTGCACTATCCGCGACGAAACAGCCGTATGGCAAGGAGGCCACTACGTGGACGACTTCACCCGGCGGGACGGGATCTGGAAGATCTCACACCTTCGCCTGACCTTGGATTTCCAGACTCCCTACGACGAGGGCTGGCTGCGACGCCGCCACCTCTCCGACTCGACGGCCCCGGCCTCATGA
- a CDS encoding fumarylacetoacetate hydrolase family protein codes for MKYARFAQGGVVGVGVVTADVVQPIGETLDDIIRGAQPTPIGTPVPLDDVGLLAPVPESSRGVYCFGINYVAHQRESAEHFAATVPSDPIVFFKTPSALTGPFADIVTDDAVSAQLDWEVELGVLIGRAGRNIAPDAVADHIFGYTVVNDVTARDLQKRFSQWHIGKNLDATTPVGPWIVTADEIAFPPRLEIALQVDGVVKQRAVTSDMIFSITEQICALSRYIELLPGDLIATGTPAGVGFTRTPAEFLAPGSVVTASISEIGSIVNPVRREIDIASLTETPADLTSIEGVR; via the coding sequence ATGAAATATGCACGCTTCGCCCAGGGCGGCGTTGTCGGTGTCGGCGTCGTCACCGCAGACGTCGTCCAGCCGATCGGTGAAACCCTGGACGACATCATCCGCGGCGCCCAACCCACACCTATCGGTACTCCGGTGCCGCTCGATGATGTCGGGCTGTTGGCACCGGTTCCCGAATCCAGCCGCGGCGTCTACTGCTTCGGCATCAACTATGTCGCCCATCAGCGAGAGTCGGCCGAGCACTTCGCCGCGACGGTTCCGTCTGACCCGATCGTGTTCTTCAAGACTCCGTCGGCCCTGACAGGACCCTTCGCCGACATCGTCACCGACGACGCGGTTTCTGCCCAGCTGGACTGGGAGGTCGAGCTGGGAGTGCTCATCGGTAGAGCCGGACGGAACATCGCGCCCGATGCCGTGGCCGACCACATCTTCGGCTACACCGTGGTCAACGACGTCACCGCACGCGACCTCCAGAAGCGGTTCTCGCAGTGGCACATCGGGAAGAACCTGGATGCGACGACACCGGTCGGACCGTGGATCGTCACCGCCGACGAGATCGCCTTCCCCCCTCGTCTCGAGATCGCGCTACAGGTCGACGGGGTGGTCAAGCAGCGAGCCGTCACCTCCGACATGATCTTCTCCATCACCGAGCAGATCTGCGCCCTGAGTCGCTACATCGAATTGCTTCCCGGCGACCTGATCGCCACCGGCACCCCTGCCGGGGTCGGCTTCACCCGCACTCCGGCCGAATTCCTCGCGCCGGGATCCGTGGTCACGGCGTCCATCTCCGAAATCGGCAGCATCGTCAACCCGGTTCGCCGGGAGATCGACATCGCATCACTCACCGAAACCCCCGCCGACCTCACAAGTATCGAAGGAGTCCGATGA
- a CDS encoding RidA family protein, with protein sequence MNSAVFTEAETVGFYSPAVVAPVGAQLVAIAGVLSTDAAGNSVGTGDFEKQLRTVFTNMATTLEAANSSLVDVVKFTTYLVDPDHIAEFYRVRELIFADLYPNRRPPGNTLLVVARLVRPEFLVEIEAIATTHTPLSEGFPHVG encoded by the coding sequence ATGAACAGCGCCGTCTTCACCGAAGCCGAGACGGTCGGGTTCTACAGTCCCGCGGTGGTCGCCCCGGTCGGCGCGCAGCTCGTCGCGATTGCCGGCGTGCTGAGCACGGATGCGGCCGGGAACTCGGTCGGCACCGGCGATTTCGAGAAGCAGCTGCGAACCGTGTTCACCAACATGGCCACGACTCTCGAGGCCGCGAACTCCTCCCTCGTCGACGTCGTGAAGTTCACGACGTATCTCGTGGACCCCGACCACATCGCCGAGTTCTACCGCGTACGCGAACTGATCTTCGCCGACCTTTATCCGAACCGGCGCCCGCCCGGCAACACACTCTTGGTCGTCGCACGCCTCGTCCGTCCCGAGTTCCTCGTCGAGATCGAGGCCATCGCCACCACACACACCCCGCTCTCGGAAGGCTTCCCCCATGTCGGATAG
- a CDS encoding cupin domain-containing protein: MSDSPISPEVSGDTATYPSGSRLVDSGLVADNSESAGGGSGSLARGSAASAGGMWMGVSKLPPGHQSVPHHHQDQTSIVCIVDGAMRFRVHGPDGAEEFTASAGQIAVIPGGLVHEEFNDLDIECVCVVTRNNENPVVRNV, from the coding sequence ATGTCGGATAGTCCCATCTCCCCAGAGGTTTCCGGTGACACCGCCACCTACCCCAGCGGAAGCCGCCTCGTCGACTCCGGTCTGGTCGCCGACAACTCGGAGTCCGCCGGCGGCGGATCCGGCTCGCTCGCTCGCGGTTCGGCGGCGTCGGCCGGTGGCATGTGGATGGGTGTGAGCAAACTTCCGCCCGGACACCAGTCGGTTCCACATCATCACCAGGACCAGACCTCGATCGTCTGCATCGTCGACGGTGCCATGCGGTTCCGCGTGCATGGCCCTGACGGCGCCGAGGAGTTCACTGCCTCGGCCGGTCAGATCGCGGTCATCCCAGGAGGATTGGTTCACGAGGAGTTCAACGACCTCGACATCGAGTGCGTATGCGTCGTCACCCGCAACAACGAGAACCCAGTGGTACGGAACGTCTGA
- a CDS encoding aromatic ring-hydroxylating oxygenase subunit alpha, with translation MNTIHQLVQDVLDRLGVPDADFAATRTMPTEVYTSEEFFEFEKEAIFAKEWLCLGHVSQVPNVGDFYSITVGDEPLIVTRDNDENVRVMSAICQHRAYPVVDANEQGNTKQFRCPYHYWAYDLDGRLKAAPEMKQTCPISQLRSETRLPNLKVEIWYGMIFANMDLEAEPLASQLTKLAGEMEMYDVANLEITSPQEFPGLEWNWKGMHENALEPYHTSFVHMGYHDIAPASMAEFVEFEDSDNVIMHPTNYRYMDAGFNPTGKAILPILPGLDELHRSRIMFASILPTVFFALSPEQVFYFLITPEGANKMTLRVAWLFPAETKKAAGFDWAFEMQNAVNQVINDQDMVTNKRMQDGQRSRYAKRGRYSWQETTLPQVNRWLALRYQAHAKSLSEVD, from the coding sequence ATGAACACCATCCACCAGCTCGTCCAGGACGTCCTCGACCGTTTGGGCGTCCCCGATGCCGACTTCGCGGCGACCCGCACCATGCCCACCGAGGTGTACACCTCCGAAGAGTTCTTCGAGTTCGAGAAAGAAGCCATCTTCGCGAAGGAGTGGCTGTGCCTCGGCCATGTCAGCCAGGTCCCGAATGTCGGTGACTTCTACTCGATCACGGTGGGTGACGAACCACTGATCGTCACCCGTGACAACGACGAGAACGTCCGGGTGATGTCGGCCATCTGCCAGCACCGTGCCTATCCGGTGGTCGATGCGAACGAGCAGGGCAATACCAAGCAGTTCCGGTGCCCCTACCACTACTGGGCCTACGATCTCGACGGTCGACTGAAGGCGGCCCCCGAGATGAAGCAGACGTGCCCGATCTCGCAGCTCCGCTCGGAGACACGTCTACCGAACCTGAAGGTGGAGATCTGGTACGGAATGATCTTCGCGAACATGGATCTCGAAGCCGAACCACTGGCGTCGCAGCTGACCAAACTCGCGGGTGAGATGGAGATGTACGACGTGGCGAATCTGGAGATCACCTCACCGCAGGAGTTCCCCGGATTGGAGTGGAACTGGAAGGGCATGCACGAGAACGCCCTCGAGCCGTACCACACGTCGTTCGTGCACATGGGCTACCACGACATCGCGCCGGCTTCGATGGCCGAGTTCGTCGAGTTCGAGGATTCCGACAACGTCATCATGCACCCGACCAACTACCGCTACATGGATGCCGGATTCAATCCGACCGGCAAGGCGATCCTGCCGATCCTGCCCGGTCTCGACGAGTTGCATCGCAGCCGGATCATGTTCGCCTCGATTCTGCCGACGGTGTTCTTCGCGCTCAGTCCCGAACAGGTCTTCTACTTCCTCATCACGCCGGAAGGAGCCAACAAGATGACCTTGCGGGTCGCGTGGCTGTTCCCGGCCGAGACGAAGAAGGCGGCCGGGTTCGACTGGGCCTTCGAGATGCAGAATGCGGTGAACCAGGTGATCAACGACCAGGACATGGTCACCAACAAGCGCATGCAGGACGGGCAGCGGTCGCGATATGCCAAGCGCGGACGCTACTCGTGGCAGGAAACCACCCTCCCCCAGGTCAATCGCTGGCTGGCTCTGCGGTACCAGGCACATGCCAAGTCCCTCAGCGAAGTCGACTGA